The proteins below are encoded in one region of Candidatus Thiodiazotropha sp. LNASS1:
- the dnaQ gene encoding DNA polymerase III subunit epsilon, with protein sequence MRQIVLDTETTGLEPEHGHRIIEIGCVEMVDRRLTGNNFHQYLQPEREIDAAAVEVHGITNEFLEDKPKFGDVAQDFIDYVRGAELIIHNAPFDVGFLDHEFHLMESAARIDSLCAVTDTLVMAKKMHPGQRNSLDALCKRYDIDNSHRELHGALLDAEILADVYLMMTGGQASLILDGVANDEFGDNSVDSIQRLPSNRPKLKVVHADQQELAAHEQQLKAMGEACIWLKKH encoded by the coding sequence ATGCGACAGATCGTACTGGATACGGAAACCACAGGATTGGAACCGGAGCATGGACACAGAATCATCGAAATCGGCTGTGTGGAGATGGTTGATCGTCGATTGACCGGTAATAATTTCCACCAATATCTGCAACCTGAACGGGAGATCGATGCCGCTGCCGTAGAGGTGCATGGCATCACCAACGAATTTCTTGAAGACAAACCGAAATTCGGGGATGTTGCTCAGGATTTCATCGACTACGTGAGAGGAGCGGAGCTGATCATTCATAACGCTCCATTCGATGTCGGTTTTCTCGACCATGAATTTCACCTCATGGAGAGTGCTGCGCGAATCGATAGTTTGTGCGCGGTTACTGACACCCTGGTGATGGCGAAAAAGATGCACCCGGGTCAAAGAAACAGCCTCGATGCGCTCTGTAAGCGATACGATATCGATAATTCACACAGGGAATTGCATGGAGCGCTTCTGGATGCCGAGATTCTGGCTGATGTCTACCTGATGATGACCGGGGGGCAGGCTTCGCTGATTTTGGACGGAGTAGCCAACGATGAGTTTGGTGATAATTCTGTCGATAGCATTCAACGTCTGCCTTCGAACAGGCCAAAACTGAAGGTGGTTCACGCTGACCAGCAGGAACTCGCGGCCCATGAGCAGCAACTGAAAGCCATGGGTGAGGCCTGTATCTGGTTAAAGAAACACTAG
- the fnr gene encoding fumarate/nitrate reduction transcriptional regulator Fnr: MTSRKVVSFENIKVACKNCSLSTLCLPMGLTPEDIERLDSIIKRGRPYHRGDHLYRGGDKFHSLRVITSGSVKTYSPNEDGGEQVLGFHLPGELIGLDAIQDNNHNCSAIALETTAVCEIPFSQLESLSSIMPSLQHQMYRLLSREIGQETEMLTLLGKKSAEERLATFLLSFSERFKQRGFSASDFFLSMSRHEIGNYLGLAVETVSRLFTRFQDEQLLHVERKHVQLLDIPRLYEIVQGTDRTKSSQSRV; encoded by the coding sequence TTGACTAGCAGAAAAGTTGTCTCATTTGAAAATATCAAGGTCGCCTGCAAAAACTGCAGTCTTTCGACCCTATGCCTACCAATGGGACTGACCCCAGAAGACATTGAACGTCTCGACTCCATTATCAAGCGTGGACGTCCCTATCACCGAGGCGATCATCTCTACCGTGGTGGCGACAAGTTCCACAGCCTCCGGGTCATCACCAGTGGCTCAGTCAAAACCTATTCACCCAATGAAGATGGTGGTGAACAGGTCTTGGGATTCCACCTCCCCGGGGAACTGATAGGATTGGATGCCATCCAGGACAACAATCATAACTGCTCCGCAATCGCGCTCGAAACCACTGCGGTCTGTGAGATCCCCTTCTCTCAACTGGAATCTTTAAGTTCCATCATGCCCAGCCTGCAACACCAGATGTATCGCCTGCTCAGTCGCGAGATCGGCCAGGAGACGGAGATGCTCACTCTACTGGGCAAAAAGAGCGCCGAGGAACGGCTCGCCACCTTTCTACTCAGCTTTTCCGAACGTTTCAAACAGCGCGGATTCTCAGCCAGTGATTTCTTTCTCAGCATGTCGCGTCACGAAATCGGTAACTACCTGGGGCTCGCGGTAGAGACTGTCAGCCGCTTGTTCACCCGCTTCCAGGACGAGCAGCTGCTGCATGTCGAGAGAAAGCACGTTCAATTGCTGGATATTCCCCGGCTTTACGAAATCGTTCAGGGTACGGACAGGACAAAATCGAGTCAGTCGCGAGTCTAG
- a CDS encoding sulfur globule family protein translates to MMKFAKVMSVAALVAVSTTASAWWGGGPGWGNRGWNNDGWGDGWGDGSGDFSFGMSGSGRGSGYGRGNNYYRDYYGYGPYGYGAPYGYGAPYGGYGAPYGAPYGYPPAAPAAPAAPAAPAK, encoded by the coding sequence ATGATGAAATTTGCTAAGGTCATGAGCGTCGCTGCTCTCGTAGCTGTCTCCACAACCGCATCTGCATGGTGGGGTGGTGGTCCAGGCTGGGGTAACCGTGGCTGGAATAACGATGGCTGGGGCGACGGCTGGGGCGATGGCTCCGGCGATTTCAGCTTTGGCATGAGTGGCAGCGGCCGTGGTTCCGGTTATGGTCGCGGCAACAACTACTACCGTGATTACTATGGCTACGGCCCATACGGCTACGGCGCACCTTACGGCTACGGTGCACCTTACGGCGGCTATGGCGCACCTTACGGCGCACCATACGGCTATCCGCCTGCTGCGCCTGCTGCGCCTGCGGCACCTGCTGCACCCGCTAAGTAA